TACGAGGCTTGTATTTACAATAAAAGAAAGATGGCTTGATATTCTGAAAAGTTCGCATAAAAGCATTCTCAGGTAAACTGCCCTTTTGGGTATTTTCATTGAAAGCAGATTTTCGATACCCATACAGAAACATATTTCAGGAAAAATTGCAGCTTTATAGCTTAATATATTTATACTGGCAATAATTTTGTTTATTTCAGAAATTTTAAATAATATGCTCTGGTTGAAAGACGAAATGTCGTTTGAAAGGTATGCTTTGGTAATTATGTCATCTTCAAATGAGAGATATATGTCGAAACTGTCCAGTGTCTCAGGTGTCTGCGAAAGTATGACTGCATCTCTGCTGGCATCTTTCAGATAATGTCTGTCCGTATAATATTCCGCTGTCTCATAATACTGTCTGACAGAGTCAATTACTGATTTATATTCTGTTCTTTTTTCGGCAAAAGGATGTCTTACTCTTATATTTATTGTTACACCTTTATTATAAGAAAGAAGACCGATTATAAGAAAATTTCTCTGTTCCTTGTATTTTATATAGCTTAATATATCGAACTCAAGATCCGGATTATTTTTAAGAACATTTATTACTTCAGAAAGATTTTCGGGAACAACATCAAACAGAATATCTCTTCCATAATTATAAACAGCGCCGATTTTATTGCCAAAAAGGAAATCAATTTCCTTTTCAATATCTTCTGAATAATTGATTGAACGTTTTAATTTATTATCTTTTAGTTCTTTTTCTGTCATTCTGATTATTTTACTTTCCTGCTCAGACATTTTCTGCAAGCCTTAACATTGCATATATGAATGCCTCCGGCCTTGGCGGACATCCGGGAACATAAATGTCAAAATTCATCTTTTTTTTAAAAGTATTTATTAGAGTATCATCAGATTCAAAATACGCATTTTCAATTGCGCACTTTCCATAAGCCATTACCCATTTTGGATCTTTCATGGCATCATATATTTCGATGAGTCTTTTCACATATTTTCTGTTTAAAAATCCCTGCACAATAAGCACATCGGCGCTTTCAGGATAACTTACTACGGATATTCCGAACCTGCTTATGTCGTATACCGGACCTGTGGAAGCAATAATTTCCTGCTTGCAGCATCCAAATCCTGATATATAAATATTAAAACTTGATTTTATAAGCGAACTACTCAAAACAATCAGTCCTGCCTAAATATTCCCGACCTTACAATATGTATAATAGTGACAATTACAAAAACAAAAATTATTCCTATGAAAAAAAGATTTAGTTTCAAACCGACAAGATCTTTAATTACAATAAAACATAAGGCCAGAATAATAAAAAATATAAAAATAACAAAAAACGTAAAAAGTGAAAAAAGATTTAAAAGCAGATTGGGATCTTTTCTTATATTTATTATCCTGAAGACATAAGAGCCCTTTTGCTGTTTTTCTGCTTCTGTTTCATTTTTTCTTTTTTTCCCTGCAAGAACTTTGAAAACCAGAAAAATAATCAGAAAAAGGAATAATGAGATAAAAATCATTATGCCTAATGAAATTAAGTTTGAGATATAGGAAGCTATAGATTGTACCGGCATTTTGCTAACTCAGTTATTAAAATAAAAATTGCTTATAAAATTTATCATAATTGCTCTTTTACTTCAATTAATTATTAATATAAAATGCCTCCTTTATTTTAAAATAATAGGTTTTAAAAGACTTTTTGTAAAATTGTAATCATTCCTGTTTGTTTATATAATTCTAATAATAATATTTTCAGGTTCCTGTCATAAAGAGGCGGTTAATTAAATTTGCAGAACCCGAAAAAAAAATTTAAAAACAGATTTTTAAACGGCGACCGTGTATCATCGATGAAAAATATCGGTATATTCTCATGGTCGCTGATTGGCTTCATTATAATAATTGTCCTTATCTTTTACATAGTCCGTCTGATAAGAACAGCGGTAACTCCCCTTCTTATAGGAATAATAATCGCATATATGCTCATACCGCTTGTGAAACTTCTTCAAAAAAAGATGAAAAAAATATTTGCGGTAACAATATCCTACATTGTTTTTCTTGCAGTCATCTTTGTAATAATGTTCTTTCTTATCCCTCTTGTTGTAGAGCAGTTCAAGACATTTATAATGCAGATACCTTTTTATATGCAAAGCCTTTCAGACTATTTAAGCAATCTTGTAGCTACAAATACTCTTGTGCAGAACGTACAGGATTTTTTCCAGATTGAATCAACCCGGCTTACGGCAGAGGAAATATCCAAATATCTGCTAGGACTGCTAAATATAGAGAATTTCAATATTTTCCGGGGAGCCACTACTGTAACCAGAACGGTCTTCAGCATAGTCCTTAACTTTATAATCGGCCCCATACTTGGTTTTTACATATTGAAAGATAAAGAAATGATACGCTCTGCCTTTCTAAAAATAATACCTGTCAGAAAAAGGCTTGAGATTGATACCATGCTTACAAAAATAAACGGGGTTTTCAGCAGATATATAAGAGGGCAGCTGATCGTTTCTTTTATTGTCGGAGTTTTGTGCACAATAGCTCTTCTTATACTTAGAATTGATTTTGCAGTTCTTTTAGGCTTTATGGCCGGTTTGCTTAACCTTATCCCTTTTCTGGGTCCCATAATAGGAGCGATCCCGGCAGCATTTACTGCATTGTTTGTATCCCCGCTTAAGGCTTTGCTTGTTGTAATAATTTTTGTTGTCATCCAGCAAATAGACAACTATGTGATATCTCCAAATATCATGAAATACCAGATAGGGCTTCACCCGGGAATAATAATTTTCTCGCTGATTGCCGGCGGAGCTGTATTCGGATGGATAGGGTTGCTGCTTGCTGTACCGGTAGTTGCAATAATACAGGAAATTTTAAGATATTATCTCATTGAAAAAAAACGGCCGACATCGCGATAGATGTCTTTCAGGGGTTTCTTTGTTTTTCGGGCAAGCTGTCTGCATGATTCATATTCAGGCGAACAGGTAATTATCTCCCCTTTTAAATATCCGAGTTTTATCCCGACTTCTCCGTATGGAAGTTTTACAAAATCTTCTTTTCTTTCAAGAAAATATCTTCCGGCCCTGGTCCTTCTTATGCCAAGAGTTGTGGTTTCTTCAAAAATCATTCTGGATAATTTAACCTCTTCACTGCTTTTGCATAATATATTTAACTGAACTGCCTGTCTGTCTTTTTTCATAAACACAGGCTCGGTCCATACGTCAAGCGCCTTTTCCTGCAAAATCTTTTCTGTGATATAACCTATATGCTCAGGAGCCATGTCATCAATATTTGTCGAAAGAATAATTACTTCTTCAAAATCAAAGCCTTCAGACAATGCTCCTGCTCTGATTTCAGAAATATCCTTGTTTTTCCGTATATTTTCATGACAGAGAAGAAGTCTTAAAAGATTCGGAATTTTATCTGTTTTTCTGCTTCCGCTTCCATACCCTATTTTCTCTATATTAAGGAAAGGCATTCTGCAGAATGAATCTGCACAACTTCTTAAAATAGCTGCTCCTGTCGGTGTGGTAACTTCAAAATCAAAATCTCCTGAATATGCCGGAATGCCTTTCAGTATTTCTGCTGTAGCAGGAGCAGGAACCGGCAGTCTGCCATGAGCAGTATCAACAAATCCGGAGCCAAGAGGAACAGGTGCGGAATATATTTTTTTCAAACCAAAATAGTCAAGCCCTATCGCCGTACCGACAATGTCAATTATTGAATCAGTTGCCCCCACTTCATGAAAATGAAGCTTGTCAGCCGGAACAGAATGTATTTTTGCCTCTGCAGCTGCAAGAACATCGAAAATAGAAATTGCTGTCTTTTTTATATTTTCTTTCAAACTGCTGCTGCTTATTATTTCTTTTATTTCTTTATAATTTCTTGATGTCTGTGAATCAGATATCTCCACTTTAAAATCGGTGCAGGCAATTTTATTTTCAGTGTCCCTGCTAATCATTATCTTATATCCATTTACAGGAAGTTTTTTTAGTTCCTCAATCAGGATATCCTTTTTGAGCCCAAGATCAATCAGGGCCCCGAGCATCATGTCCCCGCTGATTCCTGAAAAACAATCAATATATATTATTTTATCCATTTTACATCCCGATTCTTTCTAAAAGAAGTTTCACATTTTTATCAAATATTTCTTTTATTTCATTTTCATCCAATCCGGCACCTCTTGCAACTTTGATCTGTCCGTCCCCGAAATAAAGGCCCTCATAACTGTGTGAATCGCTGTTAATTAGAAATTTTGCCCCCTGCTCTCTTCCGGTTTTTACCACATGCCCGTTCGTGAGGCTGTGTCCTGCTTTTCCTGTTATTTCCAGAAAAACCCCCTTTGCTGCCGCTATGTCCGCTTCTTCAGGAGTGATAAGTCCCGGATGGGCAAGAATGTCCACATAGTCTGAATTTACTGCATAATAATCAGTTCCCGGCTCAACCTGTTCTACAATACTCTCCCCATGGACGATTACAAGTCCGGCTCCTTTTTCCTTGGCATATTTTGCCATCTCATCTATGCTTTTTACAGGTACATTTGTAAGCTCCACGCCCGGGATAGCTTTTATATCCCAGTATTCCTCTGCAAGTCTGCAATCTTTTTTTAAAGCATCTATTATATAATCAATATTTGAATAGCTGACATGATCCGTTAAACCTATTATGGAATATCCGTTTTTACTTGCATTTCTTATATGCTCAATAGGTATGCTTTCTCCATCAGACAGAAATGTATGGTTATGAAAGTCAAAAATCATATTATTCTCCAATCAGCTTATTAATATTACAATAAATATAGATTTTAACAATTAAGATAGTAAAAAACTATATTTATGAATTTCAGCCCAGCTTTTGATATTATTCCTATAGAAATAATTATAGTTTTTAATTACCATGACCGACTTTCTGTTAGATATTTTTAATAAAATCGGATTTTCCGTTTGTCACCAGATACCGGAACGGACTATAAGTTTCGGCACAAAAAGCATGCCTGTCTGTTCAAGATGTATGGGTATTTATATTGGATTTATGTTTTCCATAATTATAATGCTGATTATTTTCAGAAAAAAGGAATCAGGCTTTCCGCCGGTATATATAATCATATCAAGCATTATTTTTATCATCTCTGCAGGAATAGACGGGCTTTTTTCCTATATGGGAATATATGAAACAAATAATATTATAAGAATAACAACAGGATATCTGTCAGGAATGGGGATATCTGTTATCTGCTATCCGGTTTTTGCATTCCAGTACTACAAAAATCCAAAAAACAGGCAAATCTTTGATTCCGCCCGGCATTTTACCGTTCTGCTCTTTGCTGCAAGTATTTTTATACTGACAGCAATTTTAAAACCCGCTTTTCTCGGAAATTTTTATTATTTCCTAAATATTTCTGCAATCATTTTTACTTTTACATTTTCGAATCTTCTGATTGTATTGTTTATTCCCTGTTTCTCAAAAAAATCAGAAAGATTGTTTTCAGCATATCTTGTACTGTCGGTAGTAATCGGGATTATTCTTTCATTTCTTGAAATATATCTGCTCTGGCTTTTCCATATGTTTCTTATCAGAAAATTTTAAACATGCCGAAGAAAGAATAGCCGAAGAAAGCGGTTATTGCAGTTACCACAGATCCGCAAATAACTTGTGCTATTGTATGTCTTTTTATTTTTACTCTTGCCCATGCAACAAGAGGAATCAGCAAAATAAGAAATAATGCCCATTTCCCAAAAATTATAAAATAGGTTATACAGAAAAATGTAATCCAGCTTGTATGAAAACTGATTTTCCAGAAATATGTTATCAATATAAACACGAAGACCGTCAGGAAGGAACCGAAAAATATCGCTCTGAGATAAACCGGAGACTTGAGTATATAAAAAACAAAAAAACCGAGCATATAGCTTACAAGAGTGACAAGAATAGGTTTTATTCTTTCTTCCCTTTTGGGAACATGCAGGTCGTTTATTTTTTTCTTTTTATACAGGATAAAAATAAACATAAACGGTATCAGGCTTCCAAAAAGAATACACAAAAAAGACCACAGGAGTATTTCTTTATATGTGTGGAGCATATAAAGATTCATGACAAAATAAGCCGGAATCGATATATAAGATCCGTCAAATATATACGATACAATTTTTGCAAATTTGCTTACTTTCAAACTATTCCTTAACCAGAAAATGTCTTTTCTCATAATGCAATTTAGTTAACACTAACAGATTATAAAACTAACAGATTAACCGTTTATTTGAAACAGAAAAATAAAAAAATATGCCTTTTAATATTTATATGCGGAATAAAAGAAATTATATCTGCATAACGGATGCGTTTGAGCCGGCTGAAACACATGATTCTCTCCGGAATGATAAACGGAAAAAAATAATGCCTACCGGTAAAATGCGTGATGTATGAGGATGTGCCGGGAAAAAATCCCTGAATGGGGCGCTGTTTCCCATGGTGCACAAAAAAATGCAATATATTTGAATGACAAATACAATCTGAATAGAATAGATCCGACAGGCATAAAGGAGCTACATGGTCGGCCGGCACTGTTTGCGGCCACCTCTGGAAAGAAAGAGAAATATTTGGCAAAATAAGATATGTGAACCATCCGGGGACACTCAGCAAGTTTGACATGAAGTCATATATAGAAAAAATAAACAATATTGCCGGTATTTAAAAGTATTATTATTGATTTATTGCTATAATTCAATTCATTGAAAACCTAAAAAAGCATGATGAATCGTTTTAGTCATTATATTTATATGGATCACAGCGCGACTACTCCTGTTTTAAAGGAGGTTGCTGATTCTGTTTATGATGCAATGACTCTTTTTTATGGAAATGCTTCCGAACCTCATCTTCTTGGAAAAGAATCGCGCAAAATGCTTGAAGACTCCAGAAAAACAATTGCAGGAGCATTAAACGCTTCTCCGGAAGAAATAATTTTTACAAGCGGAGGAACTGAAAGCAACAATATGGCAATATTCGGTACAGCAGAAGCCTGTTTTAGAAAGGGAAACCATATAATCACTTCTGAAATAGAACACCCTGCAGTACACATGCCTCTTAAAATACTGGAAAATGAAGGTTTTAAAATTACATATGTGCCTATTGACAGGTACGGAATAGTAAATCCTGATGAAATCAGAAAAGCCATTCAGCCTGAAACCATGCTTATAAGCATAATGCACTCAAATAATATTATGGGTTCAATACAGCCGATAGAAGAAATCGGAAAAACAGCCAGGCAGGCAGGCATTGTCTTCCATTGTGATGCAGTTCAGAGCTATATGAACATTCCGCTGGACGTAAAATCACTCAATGTCGATCTTCTTACAATTTCCGGACATAAAGTCTATGCTCCCAAAGGTACTGGCGCCCTGTATATCAGAAACTCCGTAAAAACAGTTCCCCAGATTTTTGGAGGAGGACAGGAAAAAGGCCGCAGATCAGGAACTGAAAATATTCCCGGCATCGTCGGACTTGCAAAATCTACAGACATTCTCTTTCCTACAATAGATAAAAGGGCACAGGAGCTTAAAATTTTAAGGGATTATATAAGAGATGAAGTTATTTCACAGATAGACGGGGTAATCTATAACGGTCATAATGAAAAAAGGCTGCCGGGAAATATAAATTTTACTTTCCGTGATTTTACAGGAGAAAGTCTTGTTAAAAAACTTGATGAATGCGGAATTGCGGTTTCAGCCGGATCTGCATGCCAGAACGGTTATGCAGAGGGAAATGAATTTCTGCTTTCGATGGGAATCTGCCAGGAACTTACAGGAAATTCGATAAGAATTTCCCTGGGTTTTGAAAACACCAGGGAAGAAGCCGATTATCTAATCGACTGCCTTAAAAAGATCTGCAGTAAAAATATAAAAAGTTCGGTTGTTTACAACAGTAGCCTGAAGGAAAAATATTTTACTTTTTAACATAAAGCACAGAAAGAAAAGATTAAAATGGGAAAAATAACAAGCGACGACGTTTATAAAGCTCTTGCAGAAGTATATGATCCTGAAATCCCGATAAATATAGTGGATCTTGGTCTTATTTATAAAGTTGAAGTTGATGATGATAATAATGTAGATATCGATATGACATTTACAACAAAAGGCTGTCCCATGCATATACTTATCAGGGAACAGGCGCAGGCAAGCGTTAAAAAAATAAACGGGATCGGCAATGTAAATGTCAATCTGGTATGGGAACCTCAATGGACTCCTGAAATGATATCAAAAGAAGTCGGGAAAAAAATATCAGGGGAAGAATAGGAAAAATCAGAAAACTGGAGTCAAAATTTCAATTTTAAGGATTTGCGCTGCACAAGTTAACCCTATTGTGGGTGATTTTGAAGGTAATTTCAAAATAATAAACAACGCAGTAAATATTGCGTCAGGTTATGGTTGCGATATTATAGTATTCCCTGAACTGACGCTGACGGGTTATCCCCCCGAAGACCTTTTATTAAAACCTTCTTTTCTGCAAACGAACTTAAAATATATAGAAAAACTAAGAGAACTGTCTGAATGTCTGATAGTAATTTGCGGTTCTGTAAGAGAAAGTAATGGAATATTTAATTCTGCTTTTGTTTTTTCTGATAAAAAAGTTATTACTTTTTATGACAAGCAGAATCTTCCCGGCTATTCTGTTTTTGATGAGGAAAGTTATTTTCAGAAGGGAAACAGCAATAAAATATTAGATATAGACGGATGTCTTGTCGGATTAAGCATATGTGAGGATATCTGTTATGCTGAAGAGCCTGCAAAAATTCAATCTGTTCCGGGAGGAGCGGAACTGATAATCAATATTGCCGCTTCGCCCTACTATATAGGCAAGCCCGCTGAAAGAGAAAAAATGCTCCATGCCAGGGCGGTTGATTCAAGAGCCTGCATGCTTTATGTTAATCTGACAGGCGGACAGGATGAGCTTGTCTTTGACGGTAATTCAATGCTGTTTGATGCCGGGGGAACTCTTCTTGCAAGATGCAGACCTTTTGAGGAAGATTTGCTGATTTATGACCTTGATCTGGAAGAAGTCAAATCCCTGAGGCTTAAAGATCCGGGATATAAAATGCAGAGGCCGGAACTCTTGAATGCCTGGGAAGACTATAATATTGAAGTGATAAAAATTCCAATAAACAGGAAAATATCCTGTTCAGACATCGCCGGTCCTCCAAAAAGTTCCGGAAAAAAATTAGCGGGCAATGCTGAGAGTCTGGATTATAAAGAGCTGATTGCCTGTGAGGAAGATGAGATTCTTAAAGCCCTTGTTCTTGGAACCAGAGATTATTTCCACAAGAACGGATTTAACAAAGCCGTCCTTGGATTAAGCGGAGGCGTGGACTCCGCAATCTGTGCTGTAATTGCCTCTCTTGCCATCGGAAGCGAAAATGTGACAGGAGTTTTAATGCCCTCGCCTTTTTCCAGCAAGTCAAGCATAGATGATTCCCTGGATCTGGCTGCAAACCTTAAAATCAGTCATGTTGAAATACCTGTTTCAGAAATTTATGATGCTTATCTTAAAACATTAAATAAAATTTTCAGTTCGGACGATATAAATCTTACAAAAGAAAACATACAGGCAAGAATCCGCGGCAATATTCTAATGGCCATGTCAAACGAATTCGGCTGGCTTGTCCTTTCAACCG
The genomic region above belongs to Actinomycetota bacterium and contains:
- the nuoB gene encoding NADH-quinone oxidoreductase subunit NuoB codes for the protein MSSSLIKSSFNIYISGFGCCKQEIIASTGPVYDISRFGISVVSYPESADVLIVQGFLNRKYVKRLIEIYDAMKDPKWVMAYGKCAIENAYFESDDTLINTFKKKMNFDIYVPGCPPRPEAFIYAMLRLAENV
- a CDS encoding AI-2E family transporter, with amino-acid sequence MKNIGIFSWSLIGFIIIIVLIFYIVRLIRTAVTPLLIGIIIAYMLIPLVKLLQKKMKKIFAVTISYIVFLAVIFVIMFFLIPLVVEQFKTFIMQIPFYMQSLSDYLSNLVATNTLVQNVQDFFQIESTRLTAEEISKYLLGLLNIENFNIFRGATTVTRTVFSIVLNFIIGPILGFYILKDKEMIRSAFLKIIPVRKRLEIDTMLTKINGVFSRYIRGQLIVSFIVGVLCTIALLILRIDFAVLLGFMAGLLNLIPFLGPIIGAIPAAFTALFVSPLKALLVVIIFVVIQQIDNYVISPNIMKYQIGLHPGIIIFSLIAGGAVFGWIGLLLAVPVVAIIQEILRYYLIEKKRPTSR
- the larC gene encoding nickel pincer cofactor biosynthesis protein LarC, with product MDKIIYIDCFSGISGDMMLGALIDLGLKKDILIEELKKLPVNGYKIMISRDTENKIACTDFKVEISDSQTSRNYKEIKEIISSSSLKENIKKTAISIFDVLAAAEAKIHSVPADKLHFHEVGATDSIIDIVGTAIGLDYFGLKKIYSAPVPLGSGFVDTAHGRLPVPAPATAEILKGIPAYSGDFDFEVTTPTGAAILRSCADSFCRMPFLNIEKIGYGSGSRKTDKIPNLLRLLLCHENIRKNKDISEIRAGALSEGFDFEEVIILSTNIDDMAPEHIGYITEKILQEKALDVWTEPVFMKKDRQAVQLNILCKSSEEVKLSRMIFEETTTLGIRRTRAGRYFLERKEDFVKLPYGEVGIKLGYLKGEIITCSPEYESCRQLARKTKKPLKDIYRDVGRFFSMR
- a CDS encoding histidinol phosphate phosphatase domain-containing protein, yielding MIFDFHNHTFLSDGESIPIEHIRNASKNGYSIIGLTDHVSYSNIDYIIDALKKDCRLAEEYWDIKAIPGVELTNVPVKSIDEMAKYAKEKGAGLVIVHGESIVEQVEPGTDYYAVNSDYVDILAHPGLITPEEADIAAAKGVFLEITGKAGHSLTNGHVVKTGREQGAKFLINSDSHSYEGLYFGDGQIKVARGAGLDENEIKEIFDKNVKLLLERIGM
- a CDS encoding DUF2085 domain-containing protein — its product is MTDFLLDIFNKIGFSVCHQIPERTISFGTKSMPVCSRCMGIYIGFMFSIIIMLIIFRKKESGFPPVYIIISSIIFIISAGIDGLFSYMGIYETNNIIRITTGYLSGMGISVICYPVFAFQYYKNPKNRQIFDSARHFTVLLFAASIFILTAILKPAFLGNFYYFLNISAIIFTFTFSNLLIVLFIPCFSKKSERLFSAYLVLSVVIGIILSFLEIYLLWLFHMFLIRKF
- a CDS encoding cysteine desulfurase, translated to MNRFSHYIYMDHSATTPVLKEVADSVYDAMTLFYGNASEPHLLGKESRKMLEDSRKTIAGALNASPEEIIFTSGGTESNNMAIFGTAEACFRKGNHIITSEIEHPAVHMPLKILENEGFKITYVPIDRYGIVNPDEIRKAIQPETMLISIMHSNNIMGSIQPIEEIGKTARQAGIVFHCDAVQSYMNIPLDVKSLNVDLLTISGHKVYAPKGTGALYIRNSVKTVPQIFGGGQEKGRRSGTENIPGIVGLAKSTDILFPTIDKRAQELKILRDYIRDEVISQIDGVIYNGHNEKRLPGNINFTFRDFTGESLVKKLDECGIAVSAGSACQNGYAEGNEFLLSMGICQELTGNSIRISLGFENTREEADYLIDCLKKICSKNIKSSVVYNSSLKEKYFTF
- a CDS encoding metal-sulfur cluster assembly factor translates to MGKITSDDVYKALAEVYDPEIPINIVDLGLIYKVEVDDDNNVDIDMTFTTKGCPMHILIREQAQASVKKINGIGNVNVNLVWEPQWTPEMISKEVGKKISGEE
- a CDS encoding NAD+ synthase translates to MSILRICAAQVNPIVGDFEGNFKIINNAVNIASGYGCDIIVFPELTLTGYPPEDLLLKPSFLQTNLKYIEKLRELSECLIVICGSVRESNGIFNSAFVFSDKKVITFYDKQNLPGYSVFDEESYFQKGNSNKILDIDGCLVGLSICEDICYAEEPAKIQSVPGGAELIINIAASPYYIGKPAEREKMLHARAVDSRACMLYVNLTGGQDELVFDGNSMLFDAGGTLLARCRPFEEDLLIYDLDLEEVKSLRLKDPGYKMQRPELLNAWEDYNIEVIKIPINRKISCSDIAGPPKSSGKKLAGNAESLDYKELIACEEDEILKALVLGTRDYFHKNGFNKAVLGLSGGVDSAICAVIASLAIGSENVTGVLMPSPFSSKSSIDDSLDLAANLKISHVEIPVSEIYDAYLKTLNKIFSSDDINLTKENIQARIRGNILMAMSNEFGWLVLSTGNKSETSVGYCTLYGDMAGGLSPIKDIYKTKVYKLCEFINKKFNDIIPENTLTKVPSAELKPGQTDQDSLPPYDLLDRIIKSYIEDDMDYDYIRDVLGFPEEIVKKVIRLIDMNEYKRRQSSPGIKITQRAFGKDRRFPITNKFRN